Proteins encoded together in one Terriglobus saanensis SP1PR4 window:
- a CDS encoding DsrE family protein: MFKKSFLLLCALALAITPLHAKSKTHHVVFVVTSGDQADWQTAMVLADHFLSGIKPEATEVEVLAYGPGISILAKGAPTAPQLADLLKLGVHFVACENAMRGHNLTKADLLPGVTSVPSGVVELVRKQEAGWAYVKVGR, translated from the coding sequence ATGTTCAAGAAATCTTTCCTTCTTCTCTGTGCCCTTGCCCTGGCCATCACGCCGCTTCACGCGAAAAGCAAAACCCACCACGTCGTCTTCGTTGTGACCTCCGGCGATCAAGCTGACTGGCAGACGGCGATGGTCCTCGCCGATCACTTCCTCTCGGGTATCAAGCCGGAAGCCACAGAAGTCGAGGTGCTCGCCTACGGCCCTGGTATCTCCATCCTGGCCAAGGGCGCGCCCACCGCACCGCAACTCGCCGACCTGCTGAAGCTCGGCGTCCACTTTGTCGCCTGCGAAAACGCCATGCGGGGCCACAATCTCACGAAGGCCGACCTGCTGCCAGGCGTCACATCTGTCCCGTCCGGCGTTGTGGAACTGGTCCGTAAGCAAGAGGCGGGATGGGCCTACGTGAAAGTGGGCCGGTAA
- a CDS encoding alpha/beta fold hydrolase, giving the protein MSMERVKTEMLHLAYEDSGPKKGEPVLLVHGWPESPRCWDGVLPLLHKAGYRTIAPYLRGYGPTGFRSHLIGRNPRRTGQAVAFAQDVIDLADKLKLTTFDFVGHDWGARTGYALSALFPQRLKSLTALSVPFVPGPMKVTSLPLARALWYQWYLCSHPGARDFARNPIKFARMQWETWSPEGWFTESQFEEAAKSWASEDFIEVTLHAYRSRWGHAPTDPKYDLLNDRYESTLSLPTPTLLIHGLEDRCDLAETTDGAGRSFTGGYRRALLDGVGHFVSREAPRETAQEILSHLAYVREVRA; this is encoded by the coding sequence ATGAGTATGGAACGCGTCAAGACTGAGATGTTGCATCTGGCCTATGAAGACAGCGGCCCTAAAAAAGGCGAGCCCGTTCTCCTTGTACACGGCTGGCCGGAGTCGCCCCGGTGCTGGGATGGTGTTCTGCCTCTCCTGCATAAAGCGGGCTATCGCACAATCGCGCCCTACCTCCGTGGCTATGGACCCACGGGGTTTCGCTCGCATCTGATCGGGCGCAATCCCCGGCGCACAGGACAGGCTGTGGCCTTTGCTCAGGATGTCATCGATCTCGCCGACAAGCTCAAGCTGACCACCTTCGATTTCGTAGGACACGACTGGGGCGCACGCACAGGCTATGCTCTGTCGGCTCTCTTTCCCCAGAGGCTCAAGAGTCTGACTGCACTCTCCGTCCCCTTTGTGCCAGGACCGATGAAGGTCACCAGTCTGCCGCTTGCTCGGGCGCTCTGGTACCAGTGGTACCTCTGCAGCCATCCGGGAGCCAGGGACTTCGCACGCAACCCCATCAAGTTTGCCCGCATGCAATGGGAGACATGGAGCCCTGAAGGCTGGTTTACAGAAAGCCAATTTGAAGAAGCAGCAAAAAGCTGGGCCAGCGAGGACTTCATCGAAGTCACGCTCCACGCCTACCGTTCACGTTGGGGACATGCACCGACAGATCCGAAGTACGACCTTCTCAACGATCGTTATGAAAGCACCTTGTCCCTCCCTACACCGACGTTATTGATTCATGGCCTTGAGGATCGCTGCGATCTGGCCGAAACGACCGACGGCGCAGGACGCAGCTTTACCGGGGGCTACCGCCGCGCGCTACTCGACGGAGTCGGACATTTCGTATCGCGCGAGGCTCCCAGGGAGACTGCCCAGGAGATCCTCTCGCACCTCGCCTACGTCAGAGAGGTCAGGGCATGA
- a CDS encoding adenine phosphoribosyltransferase, which produces MQNAINCEPLKDLVRTVPDFPKPGILFYDITTLLKDKAGFAQMIDALAAHYIGKDVDLILGIEARGFIFGPAMAYRLNAGFVPVRKPKKLPAPTAKVTYDLEYGSDSLEIHLDAIEPGQRVVIVDDLLATGGTMQATVQLVKQLGGEIAGLAFAVELDFLRGRQKFAEYDVFSLLHYSE; this is translated from the coding sequence ATGCAAAACGCCATCAACTGCGAGCCCTTGAAGGACCTTGTCCGTACCGTTCCCGACTTTCCCAAACCCGGAATTCTCTTCTACGACATCACCACTCTCCTCAAAGACAAGGCCGGATTTGCGCAGATGATCGATGCTCTGGCGGCGCATTACATCGGCAAGGACGTCGATCTCATCCTCGGCATCGAGGCACGCGGATTTATCTTCGGACCTGCAATGGCCTACCGCCTGAATGCAGGATTTGTGCCCGTGCGCAAACCGAAGAAGCTCCCTGCCCCAACCGCCAAGGTGACCTACGATCTTGAATACGGTTCCGACTCCCTAGAAATTCACCTGGATGCGATTGAACCCGGCCAGCGTGTGGTCATCGTGGATGATCTTCTGGCAACTGGCGGCACCATGCAGGCGACCGTGCAACTGGTGAAGCAGCTTGGCGGCGAAATCGCGGGACTCGCCTTCGCCGTAGAACTAGACTTTCTCCGCGGGCGCCAGAAGTTTGCGGAATATGACGTCTTCAGTCTTCTGCATTACAGCGAATAG
- the efp gene encoding elongation factor P has protein sequence MSIPATQMRPGMIIKHNNVLHSVFAVEHRTPGNLRAFIQAKLRNLTSNAMFEHRFRSGDAIDRVIVDEIAMEYLYNDGDDYYFMDTQNYEQTNLKRDTLGDAVEFLIPNLNISVSFYDGKAVGIELPGVVEMTVIETEPGIKSATASSVSKPAKTETGLVVQVPAFINEGEKIRVDTAEGAYMSRA, from the coding sequence ATGAGTATCCCCGCTACCCAGATGCGTCCGGGCATGATCATCAAGCACAACAACGTGCTGCACTCTGTCTTCGCAGTCGAGCACCGCACCCCCGGCAATCTGCGTGCGTTCATCCAGGCCAAGCTGCGCAACCTGACGTCCAACGCCATGTTCGAGCATCGCTTCCGCTCCGGCGACGCCATCGACCGCGTCATCGTCGACGAAATCGCGATGGAGTACCTCTACAACGACGGCGACGACTACTACTTCATGGACACGCAGAACTACGAGCAGACGAACCTGAAGCGTGACACCCTCGGCGACGCTGTAGAGTTCCTGATTCCCAACCTCAACATCAGCGTCAGCTTCTACGACGGGAAAGCCGTCGGCATCGAACTGCCGGGAGTCGTGGAGATGACCGTCATCGAAACTGAACCCGGCATCAAGTCGGCAACGGCCTCCTCGGTCAGCAAGCCTGCCAAGACAGAGACCGGCCTCGTCGTTCAGGTGCCTGCTTTTATCAATGAAGGCGAAAAGATCCGCGTCGATACCGCCGAAGGTGCCTACATGAGCCGCGCATAA
- a CDS encoding mechanosensitive ion channel domain-containing protein: MSDAEQVESVKDVAGKKSPLFGRWATGSLLVLAALLVAGIISAWRTNDVMANLPFLQKGGKTGVLIAKQKTLVDETPWSTAQAIAAQAVTQEELSYAHEAERLADHDVDQAFAAALRTATLRQKTLTGAALETQQRVAELEATVASDAASIKDLTAKGGDDLEIAQAQLSLDQDELSDAREDLARASGDRRGEIQQELTARQAEMKKFDASQGTGEMAAISLKRYRTLAGLIGGWLRQNQRIALLNSAKAASDQAAAKFNAEHDRLEAVVKGQSGDATDATAKRVAGLKRLSLERQLMSIYDDRVETEQRLAGVYDKWAAQVALQHRLLEHLIVVQATWIAVILIVAILINAVARRFTEHESLDRRRMRTLSRISRLVIQVLALLSVLLVIFGPPDQISTVIGLATAGLTVALQDFILAFVGWFVLMGRSGIDVGDVVEIDGVAGEVVEIGLFRTTLLETGNWTAKGHPTGRRVAFSNKYAISGKFFNFSTAGQWMWDELTVTVPEDEDTYATIERVHKTVAATTADDARQAEREWKKASNVHGLGSFTAEPAVNLRPSGKGVDLVVRYVTRASQRFEQRNKLYQCVLETMHAPKDVTTPK, from the coding sequence ATGAGTGATGCTGAGCAGGTTGAAAGTGTAAAGGATGTAGCAGGCAAGAAGAGTCCGCTGTTTGGACGATGGGCTACCGGATCTCTTCTCGTGTTGGCTGCGTTGCTGGTTGCCGGGATCATCTCCGCGTGGCGCACGAATGATGTGATGGCGAATCTCCCCTTTCTGCAGAAGGGTGGGAAGACAGGTGTATTAATCGCCAAGCAGAAGACACTCGTAGATGAGACTCCGTGGTCAACGGCACAGGCCATCGCCGCGCAGGCCGTCACACAGGAAGAACTCTCATACGCGCATGAAGCAGAGCGACTGGCAGACCATGATGTGGACCAGGCCTTCGCCGCAGCGCTGCGCACCGCCACGCTCCGGCAAAAGACGCTCACGGGCGCTGCCCTCGAAACACAGCAGCGTGTCGCGGAATTGGAAGCCACCGTCGCGTCGGATGCAGCTTCTATCAAGGACCTGACGGCCAAGGGCGGCGACGATCTGGAGATCGCGCAGGCTCAGCTAAGTTTGGATCAGGATGAACTAAGCGATGCGCGGGAAGACCTCGCGCGCGCCTCCGGTGATCGACGCGGTGAGATTCAGCAAGAGTTAACAGCGCGGCAAGCGGAGATGAAGAAGTTCGACGCCTCGCAGGGCACAGGCGAAATGGCTGCGATTTCGCTCAAGCGCTATCGCACGCTGGCGGGCCTGATTGGTGGGTGGCTTCGACAGAACCAACGCATCGCTTTACTCAATAGCGCAAAGGCTGCCTCAGATCAGGCGGCAGCGAAATTCAACGCAGAACACGACAGGTTAGAAGCCGTAGTGAAGGGGCAGAGCGGTGACGCCACGGATGCCACCGCAAAGCGCGTCGCCGGCCTGAAGCGCCTGAGCCTCGAACGGCAACTCATGAGCATCTATGACGATCGCGTTGAGACCGAACAGCGTCTTGCGGGCGTGTATGACAAATGGGCCGCACAGGTCGCGCTGCAACACCGGCTCCTGGAACATCTCATTGTGGTGCAGGCCACGTGGATTGCGGTCATCCTGATCGTGGCGATCCTGATCAACGCCGTGGCGCGTCGATTTACAGAACATGAGTCGCTCGACCGGCGGAGAATGAGGACACTGAGCAGAATCTCCCGACTGGTGATCCAGGTGCTCGCACTTCTCTCTGTGCTGCTCGTGATCTTTGGTCCACCCGATCAGATATCCACCGTGATCGGTTTGGCCACCGCTGGGTTGACGGTAGCGTTGCAGGACTTCATCCTGGCCTTTGTCGGTTGGTTCGTCCTGATGGGACGCAGCGGGATCGACGTGGGAGACGTCGTCGAGATCGACGGCGTAGCGGGTGAGGTTGTGGAGATCGGTCTCTTTCGCACCACGCTTCTGGAGACGGGAAACTGGACGGCCAAGGGACATCCCACCGGGCGTCGCGTCGCCTTCAGCAACAAGTACGCGATCAGCGGCAAGTTCTTCAACTTCTCAACGGCAGGGCAGTGGATGTGGGACGAACTTACTGTCACCGTGCCGGAGGATGAAGATACCTACGCGACCATTGAGCGTGTGCATAAAACCGTCGCGGCCACCACTGCGGACGATGCGCGACAGGCAGAGAGAGAATGGAAGAAGGCATCCAATGTCCACGGACTTGGAAGCTTTACCGCCGAGCCAGCGGTGAATCTACGTCCCTCCGGAAAAGGTGTCGACCTGGTCGTGCGCTACGTCACGCGGGCCAGTCAACGATTCGAACAGAGAAACAAGCTTTATCAATGTGTGCTGGAAACCATGCACGCCCCCAAGGACGTAACGACACCGAAGTAA
- the xseA gene encoding exodeoxyribonuclease VII large subunit, protein MAADESTPTSLAAFHKRPRKAAPARQPATTDVQGQLGLLFVEQTEPSPKIAKIDPPKKERKVWTVRSLVADLRGHVEKDYSDEWVEGEISNCRSAPSGHFYFTLKDGDAQLPVVLFRRQAMLLRWKPEDGQSVLVRGSVSVYESRGQLQLIAETLEPRGEGALRLAYEQLRQKLLAEGLFDAERKRALPRFPKTIGVITSTAGAVLRDIANISKRRHACLNLLIYPALMQGAESADEVRAAIAYFNSEAAPKVDLILIARGGGSTEDLWGFNNEALARAIAASGLPVVSAIGHETDFTIADFVADLRAPTPSAAAELITEHQHRVGEQVDMLETRLERAMRYQQMHARQSFARLNSAIAVSRVRDAVERRQQHVDALRFRAENAMSTLLQRHNVLLTGVQHRLARQDAGRRVDADRRLFTLLEQRLGASMIAPLQQMRMHLRTEDARLRALSPESVLRRGYALVFDAKGRLLRNAAEVQDGDAIVARLASGEIKARVTDDEGNA, encoded by the coding sequence ATGGCTGCTGACGAATCCACGCCGACATCGCTGGCCGCGTTTCACAAGCGCCCACGAAAAGCCGCGCCCGCCCGCCAACCCGCAACTACAGACGTCCAGGGACAACTAGGACTCCTCTTTGTAGAGCAGACCGAACCCTCGCCGAAGATCGCCAAAATCGACCCGCCCAAAAAGGAACGCAAGGTCTGGACCGTGCGCTCACTCGTCGCGGATCTGCGTGGACACGTGGAAAAGGACTACTCCGACGAGTGGGTGGAAGGCGAGATCTCCAACTGCCGCTCGGCACCCAGCGGACACTTTTATTTCACGCTGAAAGACGGCGATGCGCAGTTGCCGGTAGTCCTCTTCCGCAGGCAGGCGATGCTTTTGCGTTGGAAACCGGAGGATGGCCAATCGGTCCTCGTGCGCGGAAGCGTCTCTGTCTACGAGAGTCGCGGCCAACTGCAGCTGATTGCAGAGACACTGGAGCCTCGCGGCGAAGGTGCATTGCGCCTGGCCTACGAACAACTGCGTCAAAAGCTTCTGGCCGAAGGTCTCTTCGACGCCGAACGCAAGCGCGCTCTTCCGCGTTTCCCCAAAACCATTGGAGTCATCACTTCGACAGCGGGTGCTGTCCTGCGCGACATCGCCAACATCTCCAAACGCCGGCACGCCTGCCTCAACCTGCTCATTTATCCGGCCCTGATGCAGGGCGCGGAGTCGGCCGACGAGGTACGAGCGGCCATCGCTTACTTCAATTCAGAAGCAGCGCCCAAAGTAGACCTGATCCTCATCGCACGTGGCGGAGGATCGACGGAAGACCTCTGGGGATTCAACAATGAAGCCCTCGCGCGCGCCATCGCTGCGAGTGGTCTTCCCGTTGTCTCCGCCATCGGACACGAGACCGACTTTACGATTGCAGACTTCGTCGCCGACCTCCGAGCGCCCACCCCATCCGCTGCTGCCGAACTCATCACCGAGCATCAGCACCGCGTAGGGGAACAGGTCGACATGCTGGAAACCAGGCTGGAGCGCGCGATGCGCTATCAGCAGATGCATGCGCGGCAGAGCTTTGCTCGGCTTAACTCCGCAATCGCAGTGAGCCGTGTGCGCGACGCCGTAGAACGCCGCCAGCAGCATGTCGACGCCCTGCGCTTCCGCGCGGAGAATGCCATGTCCACCCTGCTCCAGCGGCACAATGTCCTCCTGACCGGGGTGCAGCACAGGCTGGCGCGGCAGGATGCCGGACGTCGTGTGGATGCGGATCGAAGACTCTTTACGCTGTTGGAGCAAAGATTGGGCGCGAGCATGATCGCTCCGTTGCAGCAGATGCGTATGCATCTAAGGACCGAGGACGCACGTCTGCGCGCCTTGAGCCCGGAATCGGTGCTGCGTCGCGGCTACGCCCTGGTCTTCGACGCGAAGGGAAGATTGTTACGGAACGCCGCAGAGGTTCAGGATGGTGATGCTATCGTGGCCAGGCTGGCGTCCGGCGAGATTAAAGCCCGCGTGACGGACGACGAAGGAAACGCATGA
- a CDS encoding DUF2905 domain-containing protein — MQDLGRLLLGAGLLLCVLGAAVLLFGRMGVPLGRLPGDMNWRGKGWSVSFPLMTSILFSVVLSLLFYLFGRIRR, encoded by the coding sequence ATGCAGGACCTCGGACGGCTGCTTCTGGGCGCAGGATTACTTCTCTGCGTCCTCGGAGCAGCCGTTCTTCTCTTTGGCCGGATGGGCGTGCCCCTCGGCCGCCTACCCGGAGATATGAATTGGCGTGGCAAAGGATGGTCTGTTTCCTTCCCGCTCATGACGTCCATCCTCTTCAGCGTCGTCCTGTCGCTTTTGTTCTACCTCTTTGGCCGGATCCGCAGATAA
- a CDS encoding anthranilate synthase component II, producing MVFVLDNYDSFTYNLVQYMGEHGVDIVIRRNDEVTPEEVAAMKPDRILISPGPCTPQEAGASIGIIQHYAKNNISTPILGVCLGHQAIGAAFGGNVIRAPKLMHGKTSLVENDGKTIFKGIPHEITCTRYHSLIVSAEGLPDELEISARTRDEAGDIIMGLRHRTLPIEGVQFHPESVLTQHGREIIANFLAL from the coding sequence ATGGTATTTGTTCTCGACAACTACGACTCCTTCACCTACAACCTGGTCCAGTACATGGGCGAACACGGTGTAGATATCGTCATCCGTCGCAACGATGAAGTCACGCCCGAAGAGGTTGCGGCCATGAAGCCCGACCGCATCCTCATCTCCCCCGGTCCCTGCACCCCGCAGGAAGCGGGAGCGTCCATCGGGATCATCCAGCACTATGCGAAGAACAACATCAGCACGCCAATTCTGGGCGTTTGCCTCGGCCACCAGGCCATCGGCGCAGCCTTCGGCGGCAACGTCATCCGCGCGCCAAAACTGATGCACGGCAAGACCAGCCTTGTCGAAAACGATGGCAAGACGATCTTCAAGGGTATACCGCACGAAATCACCTGCACACGCTACCACTCTCTCATCGTCAGCGCAGAGGGTCTGCCCGATGAGTTGGAGATCTCCGCCCGCACACGCGACGAAGCAGGCGACATCATCATGGGCCTGCGTCACCGCACTTTGCCCATAGAAGGTGTCCAGTTCCATCCCGAAAGTGTTCTTACTCAGCACGGACGCGAGATCATCGCCAACTTCTTAGCCCTGTGA
- a CDS encoding RNA-binding S4 domain-containing protein encodes MPESSNSIRMDKFLWAARFFKTRALAARACELNRVQSNGHTAKPARDVRVGDMLRISSPAGDYEVKVLLLSEMRGPATVAQTLFEETKASRELRAKAEAERKALAHFEPSVRPTKKDRRMIHSFRGD; translated from the coding sequence ATGCCCGAAAGCTCCAATTCCATCCGCATGGACAAGTTCCTCTGGGCAGCGCGCTTCTTCAAGACCCGCGCGCTGGCGGCTCGCGCCTGCGAACTGAACCGCGTCCAGTCCAACGGGCATACGGCGAAGCCAGCACGCGATGTTCGCGTAGGAGACATGCTTCGGATCAGCTCTCCCGCCGGAGATTACGAGGTGAAAGTTCTTCTCCTTAGCGAAATGCGCGGCCCGGCGACGGTAGCACAGACGCTCTTTGAAGAGACGAAAGCCAGCCGAGAACTACGCGCCAAAGCTGAAGCAGAGCGTAAGGCTCTGGCCCACTTTGAGCCGAGCGTGCGCCCGACCAAAAAGGACCGCCGCATGATTCATAGCTTCCGGGGAGACTGA
- a CDS encoding acylphosphatase: protein MIVRHYQVEGRVQGVGFRWYVHREAAEIGLRGWVRNTHDGHVEAVAAGAPEQIEELEVALRKGSRGSRVDRVRIHDLEDAEAEKLGQFQIEGAW, encoded by the coding sequence ATGATCGTTCGTCACTATCAGGTAGAGGGTCGCGTCCAGGGCGTGGGCTTTCGCTGGTATGTCCATCGCGAGGCGGCCGAAATCGGACTGCGCGGCTGGGTGCGCAATACCCATGACGGTCACGTGGAAGCCGTGGCCGCAGGCGCGCCAGAGCAGATCGAAGAACTGGAAGTAGCCCTTCGGAAGGGCTCACGCGGAAGCCGTGTGGACCGCGTGCGCATTCACGATCTCGAAGATGCCGAAGCGGAAAAACTAGGACAGTTCCAGATCGAAGGGGCCTGGTGA
- a CDS encoding tetratricopeptide repeat protein, protein METHIRSTKPDLAHTPTIADWANQNRQKLVFAVSALLVLILVVVGSVLIYNTRSASAQQQFDAAMRTYESPVASPGQPLPPGTKSFSSDAEKAKQANSEFSVVADKYGMTSAGRNAKYMAGVTAAESGQTATAEKTLKEVASGWNGDTSSLANLALAHLYRQSGRDADAIAIYKHLSEKPTTVVPAGLAQMQLADLYEAENKPAEAKKIYAQLKDKDAKSAAGEMAAQKLSGAPVQ, encoded by the coding sequence GTGGAAACGCACATCCGTTCGACCAAGCCAGACCTCGCCCACACGCCTACTATTGCGGACTGGGCCAACCAGAATCGCCAGAAGCTCGTTTTCGCGGTTTCGGCGCTGCTGGTCTTGATCCTCGTCGTGGTCGGTTCCGTCTTGATCTACAACACCCGTTCCGCCAGCGCGCAGCAGCAGTTTGACGCCGCTATGCGAACCTACGAGTCGCCCGTCGCTTCCCCAGGACAGCCACTTCCTCCGGGAACGAAGAGCTTTTCTTCCGATGCGGAGAAGGCAAAGCAGGCAAACAGCGAATTTTCTGTCGTGGCCGATAAGTACGGTATGACCTCCGCCGGTCGCAACGCCAAGTACATGGCCGGAGTCACGGCTGCGGAGAGCGGACAGACCGCCACCGCCGAAAAGACGTTGAAGGAAGTCGCTTCCGGCTGGAACGGCGACACCAGTTCGCTTGCTAATTTGGCCCTCGCGCACCTCTACCGTCAGAGCGGTCGCGACGCCGATGCAATTGCGATCTACAAGCATCTCAGCGAGAAGCCGACGACCGTCGTTCCTGCAGGCCTGGCTCAGATGCAGCTCGCCGACCTCTATGAAGCGGAGAACAAGCCCGCCGAAGCCAAGAAGATCTATGCGCAGCTGAAGGACAAGGACGCGAAGTCCGCCGCTGGCGAAATGGCCGCGCAAAAGCTCTCCGGCGCTCCGGTTCAGTAA
- the glmM gene encoding phosphoglucosamine mutase, which translates to MRKLFGTDGIRGVAGVAPLDKRTIFAIGVAMAHHVTSDGAQPKIMLGIDTRESSEWISATITAGLRKGGAAVESAGVITTPAIAFLTRTHGFSAGIVISASHNPWQDNGIKVFGPDGYKLADATELAIEEEIFKILASDVLETEAVPPEVEESDRAEYVLALKAAVDGLSLDGKRIVIDCANGAASSVAAQLFAGLSGEVRIHNASPDGRNINENCGALHPEVVAKMVLAEKADLGITFDGDADRVLFADENGKVVNGDAVMLLAARDLKERGLLQGDLVVATTMSNMGLEAALKRSGIRMVRANVGDKYVLEQMIKTGASLGGEQSGHILFSGRSTTGDGLLTALLLLDILHRSRKSLAELTSDLKVFPQVIVNVKVREKRALDTIPTVVSSISAAEIDLAESGRVVIRYSGTEALARVMIEAEDEALMRQHANAIAAAIQTELGL; encoded by the coding sequence ATGAGAAAGCTGTTTGGGACCGATGGAATTCGTGGAGTGGCCGGTGTCGCTCCTTTGGATAAACGCACGATCTTCGCCATTGGCGTGGCCATGGCGCATCACGTGACCAGCGATGGAGCACAGCCGAAGATCATGCTCGGCATAGACACACGCGAGTCCAGCGAATGGATCTCTGCCACCATCACCGCAGGTCTCCGCAAGGGCGGGGCCGCCGTGGAGAGCGCGGGCGTAATCACCACGCCGGCCATTGCCTTCCTCACGCGCACACACGGCTTCAGCGCAGGCATCGTCATCTCTGCGTCGCACAATCCCTGGCAGGACAACGGCATCAAGGTCTTCGGTCCGGATGGATACAAGCTCGCGGATGCTACCGAACTTGCCATCGAAGAAGAGATCTTCAAGATCCTCGCCTCCGATGTCCTCGAGACGGAAGCCGTACCGCCAGAGGTCGAAGAGTCCGATCGCGCCGAGTATGTGCTGGCATTGAAAGCTGCTGTGGACGGCCTCTCGCTCGATGGCAAGCGGATCGTGATCGACTGCGCCAACGGAGCAGCGTCCTCCGTTGCGGCCCAACTCTTTGCCGGTCTGAGCGGTGAAGTCCGCATTCATAACGCGAGTCCCGATGGCCGCAACATCAACGAAAACTGCGGTGCTCTGCATCCCGAAGTCGTCGCGAAGATGGTTCTCGCGGAAAAGGCCGATCTAGGCATCACCTTCGACGGCGATGCCGACCGCGTCCTCTTCGCAGATGAGAACGGCAAAGTCGTCAATGGCGACGCCGTCATGCTCCTCGCCGCGCGCGATCTCAAAGAGCGCGGCCTGCTTCAGGGCGATCTCGTCGTGGCCACCACAATGAGCAATATGGGGCTGGAAGCCGCACTGAAACGCAGCGGCATCCGCATGGTGCGTGCCAACGTCGGCGACAAGTACGTACTCGAACAGATGATCAAGACGGGCGCATCGCTCGGCGGAGAGCAGAGCGGACACATTCTCTTCAGCGGCCGTTCCACCACGGGAGACGGTCTCCTCACCGCACTCCTTCTGCTGGACATCCTGCATCGCTCGCGGAAATCCCTTGCCGAACTGACCAGCGATCTCAAGGTCTTTCCGCAGGTCATCGTGAATGTGAAAGTGCGCGAGAAGAGAGCACTCGACACCATTCCGACCGTGGTTTCTTCGATCTCAGCCGCCGAAATCGATCTCGCGGAGAGCGGTCGGGTGGTCATCCGTTACTCGGGAACGGAAGCCTTGGCCCGCGTCATGATCGAAGCAGAGGATGAAGCGCTGATGCGGCAACATGCCAACGCCATCGCCGCGGCGATCCAGACAGAGCTTGGACTCTAG
- a CDS encoding NAD(P)-dependent alcohol dehydrogenase, giving the protein MLPSHGYAAHSATESLVPFKFERRDVGPDDVLIDIKFCGICHSDIHQAKNEWGNSLYPMVPGHEIVGVVTQVGANVKKFKTGDFAGVGCMVNSCKECDSCTAGEEQYCDRQQIVFTYNSKEKDGSLTFGGYSNQIVVNQEFVLSVSSKLNLAAVAPLLCAGITTYSPLKHWNVGPGMKVGVVGLGGLGHMALKFSHAFGAKTVQFTTSPGKIADAKALGADEVVVSKNADEMAKHAGTFDFILDCVSAEHDVNAYLALLKRDGALCLVGAPEKPISVAAFSLIPGRKAVAGSTIGGIRETQEMLDFCAEKGIVSDFEMTSFDKLDEAYDRVLKSDVKYRFVLDTTTL; this is encoded by the coding sequence ATGCTTCCCTCTCACGGATACGCCGCGCATAGCGCGACTGAATCTCTCGTTCCCTTTAAGTTTGAGCGTCGCGATGTTGGTCCCGATGATGTCCTGATCGACATTAAGTTCTGTGGTATCTGCCACTCCGACATTCATCAGGCTAAAAATGAGTGGGGCAACTCCCTTTACCCGATGGTTCCAGGACACGAAATCGTAGGCGTGGTGACCCAGGTCGGTGCCAACGTTAAAAAGTTCAAGACCGGCGACTTTGCCGGTGTGGGCTGTATGGTCAACTCCTGCAAGGAGTGCGATAGCTGCACCGCGGGAGAAGAGCAGTACTGCGATCGTCAGCAGATCGTCTTCACTTACAACTCAAAAGAGAAGGATGGAAGCCTGACTTTTGGCGGTTATTCGAATCAGATTGTCGTCAATCAGGAGTTTGTCCTCAGCGTATCTTCCAAGCTGAATCTGGCAGCCGTAGCGCCGCTTCTTTGCGCGGGCATCACAACGTACTCTCCCCTGAAGCATTGGAACGTCGGTCCCGGGATGAAGGTCGGCGTCGTTGGCCTTGGTGGTCTGGGTCATATGGCACTCAAGTTTTCGCATGCCTTCGGCGCTAAGACTGTACAGTTCACCACCTCCCCCGGCAAGATTGCAGACGCGAAGGCCCTGGGCGCGGATGAAGTGGTCGTCTCGAAGAATGCGGACGAGATGGCAAAGCACGCCGGCACGTTCGATTTCATTCTGGACTGCGTCTCCGCAGAGCACGATGTGAATGCCTATCTCGCACTCCTTAAACGCGATGGTGCGCTTTGCCTCGTAGGAGCCCCCGAGAAACCAATCTCCGTCGCCGCATTTTCCCTGATTCCAGGGCGCAAAGCGGTCGCAGGATCGACCATCGGTGGCATTCGCGAGACGCAGGAGATGCTGGATTTCTGTGCGGAGAAGGGAATTGTCTCTGACTTCGAGATGACGAGCTTCGACAAACTGGATGAGGCCTATGACCGTGTACTTAAGAGCGATGTAAAGTACCGCTTCGTTCTGGACACCACGACGCTGTAA